GCTTTTCATGTATAGCTGGCGAGATCGCGAAACGGTCATGGATATCCTGGAGCAGCTTTCCGGCAACCGGGTCAATTATTCCGCCAACGTACTCGGCGGCGTGAAATTCGATGTGGAAGACGCGCATATCGAGCCCATCTTGAAGGGGATCGACTTCCTGGACGAACGAACGCGGTTCTATCTCGAAGTCGTCTCTACAGACGCCTTGTTCCTGCAGCGTACGCGGAACATCGGAACCATGAGCCGGCTGTACGCAGAAGTTCTGGGAACCGTAGGGCCGACCGCTCGCGCCTCCGGCGTCGATCGAGACATTCGCACCGAAGCGCCCTATGCGGCCTACGATCGCTTCCCCATCCAAATCACCCTGGACGATAAGGGCGATCTGGAAGCGCGCGTCCTGGTCCGCCTCAGAGAGCTGTTCGAAAGCTACCGGGTCATCCGGCAGATACTGGCAAACCTGCCTCCTGGCGAACTGACCGTCCGCATGCCGCGGCGCATCCAGCCAGGAGAAACGGTCATTCGAACGGAAGCGCCGCGCGGTGAATTGTTCTACTTCATCCGCAGCAACGGCAGCGACATGCCGGAGCGGGTTAAAGTGCGTACACCGACGATCTGCAATCTGCTTTCGGTCGTTAAGCTTGCCGTGGGGCATCAATTGGCCGACGTGCCGATGATCCTGGCCGGGATCGATCCCTGTTTCTCGTGCAACGATCGTATGGTGGTCATCGATCAGGCGAACCAAATCAGCCGGCGGTGGCAGTGGAAGGATTTGCGACAGCATGGAATTGAACACTATCAGCAGTGAACTGCGCAATCTGTTCGCGTTGGCCGTTTTCCCGGGAGGCTGCTTTCTCATCCTGCTCGGTCTGTCCTACGAGTGGGTGGATCGAAAGCTGTTGGCGCGTTTTCAGAACCGCATTGGCCCGCGTTGGTTTCAGCCGTTTGCCGACACGCTCAAATTGCTGGCGAAAGAAGAGGTGATCCCGGAGAACGTCGATCGGCGCCTGTTCGTCGGCCTCCCGATCGTCGCCCTGACCGGCGCGCTCACGGCCGGCCTTTACATTCCCGTCCTCGGCATGAAAACCACATTCGGTTTTCCCGGAGATCTGATCGTCACACTGTACATGCTGAGTCTGCTCACGCTTTGCATGGGTCTCGCCGGCGCAAATACGCTGGATCGCTTTTCTCTGATCGGAGCCACACGCACCCTGAATCAACTCTTCTCGTACGAATCGCCGTTCCTGCTGGCGCTCCTGGGTCCGGCGTTATTCAGCGGGAGCTGGCAGATCTCCGAGATCATCGCCTCGGCCGGAGGCCGTTGGCTGCTGCTGTCACAACCCGTTGGTTTTCTCGCGGCCATGATCGCCCTGATGGGAAAATTGGAACTCCCGCCCTTCGACGCGCCCGAAGCAGAAACGGAGATCGTCGCCGGAGCCCTGACGGAATATTCCGGCCGCGGATTGGCGCTCTTCCGCCTCGGGAAAGGCGTCGAACTGGTCGTTGGCCTGACGCTCGTCTCCGCACTCTATCTCGGAGGGATTGACGATCCGCTCACATTCTTTATCAAGACGCTGGCACTGCTCGTAATCATCGTCGTGATACAAGCGCTGCTTACCCGCCTGCGCATCGATCAAACCGTCGGACTTTGGTGGCGTTACGGAGCGCTGCTGGTCTTACTGCAGTGGTTCGTCTTGATTTTGCTGCAAGGGAGTGCAACATGAAACTCGCCGCAATGATCGGGGACATCGCCTCCGCTTTCGTCCGTCCTCCGATTACCGAACGATACCCATTCAAACGTCGTGAGATCCCGCTGCGGTTGCGCGGCATGCTTCGTTGGGATTCGGAAAACTGCATCGGCTGCGGACTTTGCGCCAAGGACTGTCCAGCTGCGGCAATCGAATTGATCGTCCTCGACAAGAAAGCGAAGCGCTTCGTCATGCGCTACCACCCCGACCGCTGTACGTTCTGCGCGCAGTGCGTCTTCAGCTGTCGCCAGGAATGCCTGTCGCTGTCGAACACGGAGTGGGAACTGGCGGTCACGCAGAAAGCTGAGCTTATCCGTAACTATGGTGACGAACAAGATGTCGAAGAAGTGTTGGCTGGAGACCTTGCGCGGGATTCTGGCTGATCTCGAAGCACACGGTCGTGAAACGCGATTGGCGATCATCGGGATCGGCCACGAGCTGTGTGGCGATGATGGCCTCGGCGTGGCGATCTCTCAAGCATTGGAAATCGTCTTTCAGAATCACGGCCACGTACAGGTATTCACTGCAGGTCCGGCGCCGGAGAATCTTTGCGGACCGCTGCGGTGGTTTGCTCCCGATCTCGTCGTGTTGATCGACGCCGCGGACGTCGCGCAGAAACCCGGGGATATCCGCTGGCTCGATCTGCAGAAGACCGACGGCGTGAGTGCTTCGACGCACACTCTCCCCCTGCGAATTTTGGCGGATTATCTGATCGCCGAAATCGGCTGCAAGATCGTCCTGCTGGGCGTTCAGCCGGCGAAACTTGCCTACGGGCCGATCTCCGAGGCCGTCGAAGAAAGCGTCCGGACGATCATCCAGGGCTTTCGCGGGCTGCTCACTTTCGAGCCATTCCTTTCCCGCCAAACGCATCGTTCAACGATTAACCGGTGAAGGAGTTTGAATTTCATGTGTCTATACACGGTGGCTAAAAAATCGTTTTCGTCATGGATCGGATCTCTCATCGGCCGCTACCGTTTCGTGGGTCCGACCGCTCGCCGGGATGACTTCGTGTTTGCCGAGATGACCGACGCTGCGCTTCTGGCTCTCGATTACACGACCACGGTACTTCCACCCAAAAAAATCTTGCTGCCCCCAAGAGAGACGCTGCTCGAATTCGAAAAAGGCACGCAGGGCACACGGGTCACGCCGATTTTTGACGATCGAACGACCATCATCTTTGGCATGCACACCTGTGACCTGCACGCCGTTCGACTCGTCGATCGTTTCTTCGAACAGGGTGCTGCGGATCAAACCTACCTGCGTAGAAGAGCGGCCACAACGATCGTCAGCATCGAATGTCTGCAACCGTGTTCGCCGTACTCTTTTTGTAAGAGCATGGGTACGTACACCATTCAGGAAGAATACGACCTGCACCTCACGGACATCGGAAACGCATATGTATGCGAGGTGGGTTCCGATAAAGGATCTGCGCTGATCGATCTGTGTCCGGACGCACGCCAGACCAGGGGGAGCGAAATCATCGAAATGAACCGTACGCTCAGCGAAAAATGGAGTCGCTTTCCCGATCACCTGGAAGCGGATCTCAACACGCTGCCCAGTATCATGACACTCTGCTACGAGAACCCCCTCTGGCGGGAGCTTGGCGAGCGGTGTTTGGGATGCGGTGTGTGCAACATCGTTTGCCCGACCTGCTACTGTTTCGACGTGGTCGACGAGGTCGCGCTCGACCTGCAGCACGGCGAACGCTATCGTATTTGGGATTCCTGCCAAATCGACGCTTTCGCGGCTGTCGCAGGGGGGCACAATTTCCGCCGCGAGCGCTCCGATCGTCTGCGGCATCGCTTCATGCACAAGGCGAAATATCAATACGAAGCTTTGGGATACCCCGGCTGCGTTGGTTGCGGAAGGTGCGCGCAATCATGTTTGGCGGAAATTTCGCCCCTCGACGTGTTCAACCGCCTGCATCACGCCGTCATTCCCGGCGCCGCCATTCATGAGGAGCTGGTCCGATGACGATACCGCTCACTAAAGACGTAAGCAGCGAGGCGCTGTATCTGCCGACGATGATGCCGATCCGCAGCGTCCGCTCCCTTACGCCCCAGGAGAAATTGTTCCAAATTGAGACGCCGGCCGCCGAAACGCTGGGACACACGCCGGGCCAATTCGTCAAGGTTTCCGTCCTGGGAATCGGCGAGGCGCCGATCAGCATTTCCTCCTCACCCAGCCGAAGCACATCGACGTTCGAACTCTGCATCCGCCGTGCAGGATCGGTGACCAACGCCTTGCACGGATTGGGCGCCGGCGACGAAATCGGCGTTCGCGGCCCATTCGGGCAAGGTTTTCCGGTCGATCTCTTTCGCGGGCACGACATGCTCTTCATCCCCGGCGGCCTCGGCCTCGCACCGCTGCGTTCTCTGATCAACGAGGTTTTGGATCACCGCGATCAGTTCGAGCGCGTGATCGTGCTGTACGGCGCCCGGCGGCCTGCCGAACTTCTTTTTCGAGATGAATTGGACGAATGGCAGGCACGCGAAGACGTCGAACTGCATCTGACGGTCGATCAAGCGGAAGACGATTGGCGAGGCAACGTCGGTGTGATCACCACCTTGATCCCCGGCATTCGGCTGCATTCCAGGAACACCATCGCCGTGACATGCGGGCCGCCCGTAATGTACCGCTTCGTGTTGATGGAATTACTGGGCAAAGGCCTGTCGGAATGGAACATCTGGCTCAGCCTCGAACGCCGCATGAAATGCGGCGTCGGCAAATGCGGCCACTGTCAGCTCGATCACCTGTACACCTGCCAGGACGGTCCTGCCTTCCCTTATGCAAAAATCAAATACCTCAAGGAGGCTTTCTGATGATGAAATCCGCTCCGACAGTCGCCTTCTTCGATTTCGCCGGATGCGAAGGTTGTCAGCTTACGGTTCTCGACGCACTGCAAACCCACCCCGACCTGCTTTCGGCTATTGAGATCGTTGAATTTCGAGAGGCGATGAGCGAAAAGGCCGATTCCTATGACGTGGCCTTCGTCGAAGGCTCGTGCACTCGCGAGAGTGACGAAACGAGGTTGAGGCGAATCCGTGACCAGGCGACCATCGTCGTCGCCTTGGGCGCCTGTGCACACACAGGCGGCGTGAACGCCATGCGCAACGATCATGAAATTGACAATTTGAAACGAGTCGTCTACGCCGACGCGTTCGATCATTTCGAAGCGCATCAAACACGTCCGATATCGGAAGTCATCCGCATCGATGCCTTCCTACCCGGTTGTCCGATCGATCGTGAGGAATTCATCCGAGCGGTAAAGGCGCTTTGCCTTGGACGCATGCCTGTGATTCCTGAGGTCCCCGTCTGCATGGAATGCAAACTCAGTGAAAACGCATGCCTGCTTCAGCAGGGAAAACCCTGCCTCGGTCCCATAACGCGTGCTGGCTGCGGAGCCCTCTGCCCCAGTCTTGGCGTCGGCTGCGAAGGGTGCCGCGGAATGATTCCCAATCCCAACCTCGAAGCTTTGGAAACGATATTCTCCCAGAAACGATGCAGCCCACGTGAGCTGCGTTCTATGCTGAGCCTGTTCCTGACGCATCCACTTCAATCCGAAGAGGTCACGGCCTATGAAAGCAGTTAAAACGAAAGCCATCCAGATCGACATTCAGCATCTGACTCGTGCCGAAGGACACGGGAACATCGTCGTCGACTTCGACAACGGGGAACTCAACAAATGCGCACTCGAAATCGTCGAAGCGCCGCGCTTCTTCGAGGCGCTGATGCGCGGAAAGCCCTATCGGCAGGCCTCGCACATCGCCTCCCGCATCTGCGGGATCTGCGCGGTGACGCACGCAACTGCCTCGCTACGCGCCAGCGAAAAGGCACTGGGGATCGTGCCCAGCCCGCAAACCACGCGGCTGCGGAAACTCAACATTCTCGGTGAAATGCTAGACAGTCACATCCTGCACGTCTACATGCTCGTGGCTCCCGATTTGTTGGAAGTAGGGAGCGTCATCCCGCTGGCCAGCTCTGCACCCGAGCTCGTGCTGCGTGCGTTGAAAATGAAAAAAGTTGCCGGAGACCTATGCCAGCTCATCGGTGGACGCCACACCCATCCCATTTCGATGGTTACGGGCGGCTTCACGCATTATCCGTCAAGAGAAAGCCTGGTCGAACTCTATGATCGCCTGGTAGACCTGCGTCATGAGATGGATGCCACCGTCGACACGTTTCAAGACCTCCATTTCCCCGAATTCGAAAACGAGACGGAATACTTGGCCCTCCACACCGAGGGAGAATACTGCCTTATCGATGGAGAGATTATCAGCAGCGACGGTGGTTCCTGGCCGGTCGAGGAATACCTTGAGGTGACAAACGAAACCGTCGTTCACCACTCCACTGCAAAACACTCACGCAACCAACGCCGCTCCTACCTGGTCGGCGCGCTGGCAAGGTTCAACATCAATTTCGCCGACCTCCATCCGAAAGCCCGCTCTGCGGCTTCTGCGCTGGATTTGAAGCCGAAATGCGTCAATCCTTATCTCAACACCGTCGCGCAGATCGTAGAGATGGTCCATTGCGTGGAAGAAGCGATCGCCATTCTTACCCGGATCACGAGAGAAGGCCTGTCAGTCGAACTGCCCGTCGTACAGAAACGTCCTTCGGGCGAGGGTGTCGGCGCCTGCGAAGCCCCGCGCGGTACGCTCTACCACCACTACGCCATCCAGGACGAAACGATATCGTTTGCGAATTGCATCACGCCCACCGCACAGAATCTGGCCAACATCGAAGCGGACATGCGCGCCCTCGTACCGCAGTTCTGCGGACAAGGTAAAGAAACACTCAGCAGGCATTTGGAGATGCTGGTCAGAGCCTACGATCCGTGCATCTCTTGCTCGACACACGCTCTGGAGGTCCGTTTTATA
This window of the Anaerolineales bacterium genome carries:
- a CDS encoding nickel-dependent hydrogenase large subunit; its protein translation is MEKQTTRQSFTVPIGPQHPALKEPSHFRISVDGEIVTDASVRLGYAHRGIEKATESRTWIQNLYLLERICGICSHIHGMTYCLAVERLAQTKAPARAQAIRVLFAELERIHSHLLWLGVTAHEAGFDTLFMYSWRDRETVMDILEQLSGNRVNYSANVLGGVKFDVEDAHIEPILKGIDFLDERTRFYLEVVSTDALFLQRTRNIGTMSRLYAEVLGTVGPTARASGVDRDIRTEAPYAAYDRFPIQITLDDKGDLEARVLVRLRELFESYRVIRQILANLPPGELTVRMPRRIQPGETVIRTEAPRGELFYFIRSNGSDMPERVKVRTPTICNLLSVVKLAVGHQLADVPMILAGIDPCFSCNDRMVVIDQANQISRRWQWKDLRQHGIEHYQQ
- a CDS encoding NADH-quinone oxidoreductase subunit H; this translates as MELNTISSELRNLFALAVFPGGCFLILLGLSYEWVDRKLLARFQNRIGPRWFQPFADTLKLLAKEEVIPENVDRRLFVGLPIVALTGALTAGLYIPVLGMKTTFGFPGDLIVTLYMLSLLTLCMGLAGANTLDRFSLIGATRTLNQLFSYESPFLLALLGPALFSGSWQISEIIASAGGRWLLLSQPVGFLAAMIALMGKLELPPFDAPEAETEIVAGALTEYSGRGLALFRLGKGVELVVGLTLVSALYLGGIDDPLTFFIKTLALLVIIVVIQALLTRLRIDQTVGLWWRYGALLVLLQWFVLILLQGSAT
- a CDS encoding 4Fe-4S binding protein: MKLAAMIGDIASAFVRPPITERYPFKRREIPLRLRGMLRWDSENCIGCGLCAKDCPAAAIELIVLDKKAKRFVMRYHPDRCTFCAQCVFSCRQECLSLSNTEWELAVTQKAELIRNYGDEQDVEEVLAGDLARDSG
- a CDS encoding hydrogenase maturation protease, whose protein sequence is MSKKCWLETLRGILADLEAHGRETRLAIIGIGHELCGDDGLGVAISQALEIVFQNHGHVQVFTAGPAPENLCGPLRWFAPDLVVLIDAADVAQKPGDIRWLDLQKTDGVSASTHTLPLRILADYLIAEIGCKIVLLGVQPAKLAYGPISEAVEESVRTIIQGFRGLLTFEPFLSRQTHRSTINR
- a CDS encoding 4Fe-4S dicluster domain-containing protein; this encodes MCLYTVAKKSFSSWIGSLIGRYRFVGPTARRDDFVFAEMTDAALLALDYTTTVLPPKKILLPPRETLLEFEKGTQGTRVTPIFDDRTTIIFGMHTCDLHAVRLVDRFFEQGAADQTYLRRRAATTIVSIECLQPCSPYSFCKSMGTYTIQEEYDLHLTDIGNAYVCEVGSDKGSALIDLCPDARQTRGSEIIEMNRTLSEKWSRFPDHLEADLNTLPSIMTLCYENPLWRELGERCLGCGVCNIVCPTCYCFDVVDEVALDLQHGERYRIWDSCQIDAFAAVAGGHNFRRERSDRLRHRFMHKAKYQYEALGYPGCVGCGRCAQSCLAEISPLDVFNRLHHAVIPGAAIHEELVR
- a CDS encoding FAD/NAD(P)-binding protein; the protein is MTIPLTKDVSSEALYLPTMMPIRSVRSLTPQEKLFQIETPAAETLGHTPGQFVKVSVLGIGEAPISISSSPSRSTSTFELCIRRAGSVTNALHGLGAGDEIGVRGPFGQGFPVDLFRGHDMLFIPGGLGLAPLRSLINEVLDHRDQFERVIVLYGARRPAELLFRDELDEWQAREDVELHLTVDQAEDDWRGNVGVITTLIPGIRLHSRNTIAVTCGPPVMYRFVLMELLGKGLSEWNIWLSLERRMKCGVGKCGHCQLDHLYTCQDGPAFPYAKIKYLKEAF
- a CDS encoding Ni/Fe hydrogenase subunit alpha, encoding MKAVKTKAIQIDIQHLTRAEGHGNIVVDFDNGELNKCALEIVEAPRFFEALMRGKPYRQASHIASRICGICAVTHATASLRASEKALGIVPSPQTTRLRKLNILGEMLDSHILHVYMLVAPDLLEVGSVIPLASSAPELVLRALKMKKVAGDLCQLIGGRHTHPISMVTGGFTHYPSRESLVELYDRLVDLRHEMDATVDTFQDLHFPEFENETEYLALHTEGEYCLIDGEIISSDGGSWPVEEYLEVTNETVVHHSTAKHSRNQRRSYLVGALARFNINFADLHPKARSAASALDLKPKCVNPYLNTVAQIVEMVHCVEEAIAILTRITREGLSVELPVVQKRPSGEGVGACEAPRGTLYHHYAIQDETISFANCITPTAQNLANIEADMRALVPQFCGQGKETLSRHLEMLVRAYDPCISCSTHALEVRFI